AACTACTTCTTTTGAGTTGTGATAGTCTCAGTCTCTATGAGGATGATAGCCTCGTTGGGGCAATTAGCCACGCAAGCCGGAGTTTCAAGCCCCGGACAAAAATCGCATTTCCTGACCGTTTTGGTTGTCTTGTCTTTGATCAGGGCGCTGTTCGGGCAGGAGACTACGCAGGTCCAGCAACCGATGCACTTATCCGGATCCGATGTCACCACGCCGGTGACCGGATCTTTACTCATAGCTCCGGTAAGACAGGAATAAACGCACCACGGTTCGTCGCAGTGGCGGCAAGGAACGGAAAAACTTGTCTCATTCTGCCGTTCGACTTTAAGCCGCGGAATGGGTTTGGCTGATTCTCTATGAAATGCCTTGAGGATGTCCTTGGAGCTGGAGTGTTGGGTGGCGCAATAAACGCGGCACAACCCGCAGCCGATGCAGACTTCCTTTTTGATCTGGATCTTCTTCATAACCCACCTGCAGTGCCGAAAATACGGCAGTCATTTACCAACGGGTAAGAAAAGATGATACCAGAGTCATTATAGCCTGTCAAAGGTTTTGTTTCAAACTTGTTTCTCGTTTGAAACGATGCCAATAGGGCTTCCAATTGGTCGGGAAAATACTTTTACGGCAATTATTGGGAGTCTATTGCCGTATTTCGCAATGGTGCTTGGTATCTAAAGTCTGTAATATTATGTATATTTGCCGTTTTATCTGGTGAGGCCATCTAGCAGCACCTTCAACCCTATGCCGATAAGGACGAGACCTCCTGCAAGCTCTGCCCGCTTGCCCACGATATCGCCTACCCGTCGGCCGAGCCAAACTCCTAGCAGTGTGACAGTGAAAGCGGTTATCCCAACAAGGACGCTTGCTGGCACAATGGAGACGTCGATCAGCGCAAATGTAAGTCCTGCTGCCAGGGAATCGATGCTGGTAGCAACCGAAAGACCAACGAGCGTCCTTCCCTTGCTGATGTCGACGACTTCGCACTCTTCTTCTTTTTCAAAGGATTCTTTGATCATGTGGCCGCCGATGAGAGCCAGCAGCGCGAACGCGATCCAATGGTCGAAACTTTGTATGATATCCGTCAGCGTGCTTCCGGCCAAAAAACCAGCCAGGATCATTCCGAATTGGAACAAGCCGAAAAAAGCCGCGACTTTGATCGTTTTCGCTCGATTAAGAGCCGCTCCCATGCCGATGCTACCGCAGATCGATACCGCTAAGCAGTCGGCCGAAAGGCTCAAAGCGACCAGGAATACACCTAAAATATCCATAGGTCAGCAAGTGTAACAGACCCGGCTCCTGCCCTCAAATATCTAAACTCGCGCACTACCGAAGTACACTGTTTTTCCTTGAAGCCAATGGTACTAAATGCTATTATTCTGCCATCTGTTGGAGGAGGCCTCCGGTTTCCGGAGGTGACAGGCTTTTTATACCAAGGAGTAACCGGCAAAACAGGAACGCCTCGCGAACTTTACCGTGGTCCGCAGCCCCGGATGTTTCCCCCCCGAACTGCCCCATGCGCGCTAGCCGCAGACGCCATAGCACCACACTCTGCTATTGAGAAGACCCGGGTCTCCTCATGCCCCGCTGCCGACCGCTGAATGATCTCCAGTTTAGCCGTATTCGCTCTGACCATCGCCGGAATCATTTGGCGTCCTCGGCGCCTGTCCGAAGCATTGACAGCGTCACTCGGCGCCGTCGCCATGATAGCCGTAGGCGGCCTATCGGTCGGCGAAGCCATAAACGCTCTGGAAATCAATCTAAATGTATTAGGGTTTTTCCTCGGGCTCATGATCGTTGCCGCCATCGCGGAATCATCTGGCCTGTTCGAGGCAATCACCGAAAAAGCCGTGGTGCTGTCTCGCGGCAGCGGCCGGCGGCTCCTTTTGATAGTCTTCGGCATCGGTGTGGTCATAACCACCTTGTTATCCAATGATGCCACCGCTTTAATGCTGACTCCGGTCGTGTTTCTTCTCGTCAGGCGGCTTAGAATTGATCCGTTGCCTTATGTCTTTGCCTGCGCTTTTATTGCCAATGCAGCATCTTTCCTGTTGCCGGTGGCGAATCCGGTCAACCTTTTGGCTGTTGATGCCTTTCACCTTCGCCTCGGCGATTACTTGGCCCATCTGTTGTTGCCTAGCCTGGCAGTAATCGGCGTGACTGTGGGTGTATTCCTTTACCTATTCCGGAAAGAAATCCCGGCGTCATTCACTCTGGCCACCCTCCCGACCAGGGCGGTTTCAAGAAATCTGGACCGGCATGTAATTTTGATTCTGGCTCTAATCGCTGTCGGGTATATTATCTTTTCTTTTAATGGCTGGCCTTTGTCGGTACCCGTGTTAGCCGGCGCCCTTGCTCTTTTAGCCATAACATCAATCCGCAGGATCAAATTAACTCAGATTTTCCGATCGGTTAGCTGGTCCATCTTGCCGTTTGTCGCTGGATTGGCGGTGTTAGTCCAGGGCCTCGAGAATAGCGGTGTCACGCAATACATCGGCGAATTATTCACCGGTCTGCTTAATCACGGGCAATTGCCAGGCGCCCTGGCCACATCCATCGGTACTGCCGCCGGTTCTAACTTGATGAACAACTGGCCGATGATGATGGTTTCCGTCACCACCCTGTCGGGCATCCCGGATGCCGTCGCGGCCAATCCCGGTTTGCCGTATCAGGCCATCATCGGTGCTGCCCTTGGGCCTAACATTGCCGTCCTCGGATCGCTGTCCTCGATGCTGTGGCTGCTGATCCTCCGGCGCAGAGGTCTCAACGTCACCGCTGGTTCATTCCTGAAACTTGGCTTGCTGGTCACTCCAGTTGCCCTGTTATGCGGTAGTTTGGTGCTCTACCTGTTGAGTTGATATGAGAAGTTTCACCACCAATCCCACTGTAAATAAAAGCCTCAGACTTTCAGTCTTCGATGGCGCTGCGTTCAACGCCATGATGGGTTTGACCCAGGATTTCATGTCGCCGTTCGCTTTGGCTCTCAAGGCTTCGACGGCCCAGGTGGGTTTGCTTGCCAGCCTGCCCAACCTGGCTTTAGCGCTGTCGCAACTGGGGTCTCCCTGGATTTCGGAACGGCTTCGCAGCAGAAAAAGCCTTCTCGTGCCCATGGTCATTATTCAGGCCGTTCTTTGGCTGCCGATATTCATCATGCCTCAGCTTTTCCACAATATGGCTGTCTGGTGGCTTATCGCCCTATTCACCGCCGGGAGCGTTTTCGGCGCCTTGGGCAACCCCGCTTGGGGCAGCATGATGGCTGACCTCGTTCCTGCCGGTATGCGCGGACGCTACTTCGGGTTCCGTAACAGGATCGGCGGCGCCACTCTGCTCTCATGTTTTTTCATAGGTGGGCTTATCCTTCAATTGTCATCAAAACAGGTTATGCTTGGATTCGGTACGCTGTTTGGCAGCGCAGTCATCTTCCGATTGGCCTCAGCATATTTTCTTTCCAAGATGTACGAGCCCCCGATGCGGCGTTGTCCCGATCCGTGGCACCCCATGCAGGAGCTTAAAACTTTGCCCGCCACCAACGCAGGCCGGCTCAGTCTGTTCGTCGGTGCTATGATGTTCGCCACCTACGTTGCCTCGCCGTTTTTCGCCGTATACATGCTCACAGAATTGGGATTCGGTTACGGCGCTTTTGTCATTGTCACAGCATCCGCGAGTGTCGCCAACTTCCTTTTTATGGGCTATTGGGGTCGCCGTGCCGACAAATCAGGTCACCTGAAAGTTGTTCGGCTGACAGCGCTGATGATTCCTCTCGTACCGGTAGTTTGGCTGGTGAGTCATAACCTGATCTACCTCATCGTCATCCAGGTTTTCTCCGGGTTTGTCTGGAGCGGCTTTAACTTATCCAGTACCAACCTGCTGTACGAATCCGCCGCGCCGGAACGCCGAACCCGGGCGATAGCTGTGTATAATTTCCTTTCTGGTACGGCGATGTGCGTCGGAGCCGCTATCGGAGGCGTCATCGCCACCAGACTCCCGGAAATATCGGGGCAATCCTTCTTGACCCTGTTTCTGCTCTCGGGAATATTGCGCGGTGCCGTCACTTTGTTCATGCTTCCTGGATTGAGTAGATCAAGCCGCGACGAAGATGCCCCAATTATTTCGAACGGTGTGCCCTCGCGCTCGGTTTCCCGGATTTTCAAGGTTTTTCAGCGTTTCATTGACTAGGTTCCATTTGATTAACATTAAAAATATTTTTTATCATAGCTGGCTCAAAGCTAGAGAATCCTTGACGTCACATACAGGTTTGCTACAATGAATACATTCATATTTCTAGGAGCATCAAGTGAAAGAAGAAACTCTAATAACCGAAGATCCGGCTGATCCCCCCTCGTGTTCGCACGAAGCTGACGAACCTCCCCTTACTTCGTCACAAGTTTTTCGCCTCAAGTTTTACCCCGATGTCAGCGATATCCAGTGGAATGACTGGCACTGGCATTTCAAGAACCGCATCACCTCAATAGAAGACCTCATCCGATTTATTCCCCTGTCCGTCAAGGAAAAAACCCGTCTCAAACTGGTAACCGCCCGTTATCCGTTAGCCATCACGCCTTATTATCTCTCCTTGATGGATCTTTCCAATCCCAATGACCCCATTCGACTCCAGGCTGTCCCATCAACGCTGGAAATGGCCGGCGGCATCGGCAACGAAGACCCCCTGGCTGAAGAACGGGATTCTGTAGTTCCCGGTCTGGTCCACCGCTACCCCGACCGTGTCCTGATGGTGTTGACCGATATCTGCGCCATGCTCTGCCGCCACTGCACCCGCAAGCGGGAATGGCAGCACGGTGGCTGGATCCACACCCCTGAACAAGTCGAACGCATGCTGGACTATATCCGGAAGAACACTCAGATCAGGGATGTCATCATCTCCGGAGGCGACCCGCTGACCCTTTCGACCCACCAACTCGAGAAGGTCCTGATTGCGTTACGTCAGATCAAGCACGTCGAGATCATCCGCATCGGCACCCGGTTCCCCGTCGTTCTGCCGCAGCGTATCGATGCTGAGCTCTGCGACATGCTTTCCAAATACGGACCCATCTGGCTCAATACCCACTTCAACCACGTAAATGAGATAACCCCGGAAGCCGCCGCTGCCTGTGATCGCTTACTCCGGGCTGGTGTCCAGGTTAATAACCAGAGTGTCCTGCTGCATGGCATTAACGATACCGTGGAAACACAGCTAAAATTGTGCCACGGTCTGTTAAAAGCCAAGGTACGTCCCTACTACCTCTTCCAGTGCGATCAGGTTCAGGGCACGGAGCATATGTGGACGCCCGTCGAGGTCGGTTTGCGCATCATCGAAGGCATGCGTGGACACACCTCCGGCCTTGCCATCCCGAACTATGTAATAGACCTGCCGGATGGCCGGGGCAAGATCCCGATTAGCCCAAACTATGTTTTGACCCGCACTGACAGCGAGTTGGTTGTCCGGAACTATGAGGGACACATCAGCCACTTCGTCAATCCCAAGCCGGCGCCCGCTCCCCGCAAGCCCCGCCCGGTTTCTCCACCTGTGCCCCAACTTTCGCTTGATTGGACAGTAACTGAGGTAAAGAATGAAAATAGGGCTGGCGTACGACCTTAAACAATCCGTTACCGCTGTGCCCGCCGCCCCAGTTGATGCTTTAGAAGAATACGATTCAGCCGATACTGTCAATCTCCTCGCCGCCGCTATCGAGGAAGCCGGTCACCGGCCGGTCAAACTCGGCGGCGGTCGCGAGTTTTTAGACAATGTTCTGACCAATCCGGTTGATTTCGTCTTCAACATCTCTGAGGGCCGGGGTGCCTATCGTTCCCGAGAGGCCCAGGTACCTTCCGTGCTGGAAATGCTGGGCATTCCATATTCAGGAGCCGATCCGCAGACCCTTGCGATCGCCCTAGACAAGCCGCTGACCAAGCAGATCGTTCAACTGGCAGGAGTCACGACGCCGCAGTGGCGTTTCTTCAATAAACCGGAAGAAGCCCGCCGTGCGGACTGGCATGATTTCCGTTTTCCTGCCTTCGTTAAACCGGCGTTCGAAGGTTCAAGCAAGGGCATCCGCCTGACCTCGACAGCCGCCAACCCCAATGAGGTGATTGCCCATGTGCGGCAGCTTTACGAGGGTTACGGTCAACCTGTCATTGTTGAAGAATTTATCGACGGCGACGAGGTCACCTGCGGAATCATCGGCAATGTCACGGCAAACGGTCCGCAGCCTCTGGTTTTGCCCATGCGCATTATACTCCGTCAGAAAAAGGGCCCTTTCATCTATTCTCTTGAGGTTAAACGGGACTACAAAAAGCTGGTCGACTATGAGTTTCCAGCGCAGCTTCCGGAGTCCATCATCGATCGCATCAAATCGCAGGCGTTGACTGTATTCACCACCCTTGGCTGCCGGGATTTCACCCGAATGGATTTCCGCATCGCCGCCGATGGCACGCCTTACTTCCTTGAGGTCAACCCCCTGCCCGGCCTCTCACTGGATAGTGATCTCTTTATTATCACCACCAGCATGGGGTGGAGCCATTCCAGGTTGATTGTCACAATTCTCGAGAACGCACTTTCCAGATACCCTTCCTTATGCAAATAGCGCTTATCTATAATGCTCCCATCCCCTCCCTCTACGATGCCCGTGGCGAATCCAAAGCCGAATCGGGAGTTCTTGAAGCAGTAAAAGCTGTCCGGCGCTCCATCCGAGCATTGGGGTACAATCTCGTCGAATTTCCTTTGGTACCGCCGCTATCGAGCGTCAGAAAAACACTCTCGTCGGTTAACGCGGATTGCGTTTTCAATCTCTTTGAAGGTTTCGCCGGCCTACCACGGACTGAGGCCGAGGTTGCCGATTGCCTTGAGGAATTGGAACTACCGTTCACCGGATCGCCGTCATTAGCACTTTTATTAGCTCTAGATAAAGCGGCCACAGCACGGGAGTTGAGCCGTCATGGTATTCGCACTGCCGCCCAACAATTGCTCAACACTGAAACCGTCTCCGGTTTTCGTTTGAAATTCCCTTGCATCGTAAAACCGCGAGCCGACGATGCTTCACACGGTCTTTCTGAAAACAGCGTCGTGTTTGATACCGGCGCACTTTTCCAGGAGGTAAAAGCCACCGTCGATCGTTACGACGGCGCGCCCGCCCTGGTGGAAGAGTTTCTTCCGGGGCGTGAGTTCAATGTCACCGTTTTCGGCAATTCAACTCCGGAAGTTTTGCCATTATCGGAAATTATCTACACTCTCCCCGCGGGCCTACCCAAGATTTTAACCTTCGCAGCCAAGTGGGAGCCGGAGAGTTCCTATTTCCAAAACACCAACGTTAAATGCCCGGCTGAAGTTACGCCGGAACTCGCGGCCGATCTAAGGTCAACCGCATTGGCGGCTTTTAAATCCATCGGCTGCCGAGGCTATGCCAGAGTCGACATGAGGCTTGATCCCGAGGGACATCCGGTGGTCATGGAAGTCAACGCCAATCCGGATCTTTCACCAGACGCCGGTACAGTTCGTCAGGCAAAGAAATCAGGCCTATCATATAAGGGCATGGTGTCTCGCATCATCGAATTTGCTTTGGAGAAAGCATGATCGCCTACCGTGATCTTATTGCCGCCGACCGCCCGGCCATCACTGAGTTCTTGAAGTGGATACCGGAGTTCGCCCCGGACGAGTTGCCTGTGGCTGAGGAAGTTCTCGACGATTCCCTTGACGAGTCCCACGAGTCAGGCTATTACACAATCGTCGCCGTCAAAGATGGTTGCCCTGTGGGGTACGTCACTTATGGCAATACCCCGTTATCGAAGGGCAACTGGGAGATCTACTGGGCGGCTGTGAACCCGACTGAGCAGGGCAGGGGCATTGGGCGGGAACTGATGTACAGAGCTGAGGAAGCTATTAAGGGATTGGGTGGCTGGCAGATAACCCTGGAGACTTCTTCGACACCACTGTACGAAAAAACGCGCCGGTTCCACATGAAATGCGGTTTCAAAGAGATCGTGCGCATCCCGGATTTTTATGACCGGGATGATGATCTTGTGATATTCTTCAAAAAACTGGAATAGGACGGTTACCATTTTCCGGAATCTTATCCCGAGTGCGACATAAGTTTACAGAAATTCCGCCCGTTGCCTTGAGCTAGCTCACATTCGCTGCAAAGGCATTCGACACCCACCGTAGTATCATCCACGGCCGGCGCTCCAGCTGCCTTGCGACAGTAAAGTCCTTGGAACTTATCCTCCGGTTCTTCATCGAACATGTTTCCCATAAGCTCTTTCAGTCTGTTGCTGTTGCATGCTCGCTGTTTTGAAGTGCTGCAGTCTGGGCAGCGGCAACGAAGCAAATCTTCGGGAATTTCTTGGGCAGTAATATTCAAGTCTTCAATTGTCATCTGAATCTATTAGTTTCTCTGGTGAAGTGATTATGTCCGGAATCTCGTTCGTATAGTATAATGTAATTGGTATGGTTGATAAACACGACGAATCGAAAACTTCCGCCAAAACCCAAACGGGTCATATGATCGTTCAGAATGAAACCCCCTGTGGATCAGAGGAGCAAGAAGCGTTACGTCAGAGCGAACGCAAATTTCGCATGCTCTTCCACAACGCCGGCGACGCCATTTTTCTCTGGGAATTGATACCCGGTGGAGCTCCCGTTTTGATCGAGGCCAATGAGATCGCCGCCCGCCGTTTGGGCTACCGCCTCGGCGATATGCCGGGAATGCTCCTGACCGATATTTCTCCCATGTCGCCAGATGAGATGTCGGTTACCATCGGTAAAGTTATCGCTGAAAAACACCGTACTTTTGAATCGGCGTATCGCACGCGCGACGGTGCTTACATCCCTATCGAGATCAGTTCCCACGTCTTCAAACTGGGTGAAAAAACAGTAATGCTTTCCATCGCCCGCGATATTTCAGCCCGTAAGGCAGAATCAAAATCACTTACCGAGGCCTATAACCGCGAGAAAAAACTACGCCAGGACCTCGAGACCGAAATCGGTAAAAGAGTTGATTTTACACGTGCCCTGGTTCATGAACTAAAGACTCCGCTGACCCCGCTCATCGCCTCGGGTGAAGCTTTGTTGGAAATCTCCCAGGGTGAAACCGAATTGCGTTTAGCCGGAAACATTTACCGCGGCGCGATGAACCTGGAGCGGCGCATCA
This is a stretch of genomic DNA from Dehalogenimonas etheniformans. It encodes these proteins:
- a CDS encoding 4Fe-4S dicluster domain-containing protein, which translates into the protein MKKIQIKKEVCIGCGLCRVYCATQHSSSKDILKAFHRESAKPIPRLKVERQNETSFSVPCRHCDEPWCVYSCLTGAMSKDPVTGVVTSDPDKCIGCWTCVVSCPNSALIKDKTTKTVRKCDFCPGLETPACVANCPNEAIILIETETITTQKK
- a CDS encoding manganese efflux pump MntP family protein → MDILGVFLVALSLSADCLAVSICGSIGMGAALNRAKTIKVAAFFGLFQFGMILAGFLAGSTLTDIIQSFDHWIAFALLALIGGHMIKESFEKEEECEVVDISKGRTLVGLSVATSIDSLAAGLTFALIDVSIVPASVLVGITAFTVTLLGVWLGRRVGDIVGKRAELAGGLVLIGIGLKVLLDGLTR
- a CDS encoding ArsB/NhaD family transporter encodes the protein MISSLAVFALTIAGIIWRPRRLSEALTASLGAVAMIAVGGLSVGEAINALEINLNVLGFFLGLMIVAAIAESSGLFEAITEKAVVLSRGSGRRLLLIVFGIGVVITTLLSNDATALMLTPVVFLLVRRLRIDPLPYVFACAFIANAASFLLPVANPVNLLAVDAFHLRLGDYLAHLLLPSLAVIGVTVGVFLYLFRKEIPASFTLATLPTRAVSRNLDRHVILILALIAVGYIIFSFNGWPLSVPVLAGALALLAITSIRRIKLTQIFRSVSWSILPFVAGLAVLVQGLENSGVTQYIGELFTGLLNHGQLPGALATSIGTAAGSNLMNNWPMMMVSVTTLSGIPDAVAANPGLPYQAIIGAALGPNIAVLGSLSSMLWLLILRRRGLNVTAGSFLKLGLLVTPVALLCGSLVLYLLS
- a CDS encoding MFS transporter, with amino-acid sequence MRSFTTNPTVNKSLRLSVFDGAAFNAMMGLTQDFMSPFALALKASTAQVGLLASLPNLALALSQLGSPWISERLRSRKSLLVPMVIIQAVLWLPIFIMPQLFHNMAVWWLIALFTAGSVFGALGNPAWGSMMADLVPAGMRGRYFGFRNRIGGATLLSCFFIGGLILQLSSKQVMLGFGTLFGSAVIFRLASAYFLSKMYEPPMRRCPDPWHPMQELKTLPATNAGRLSLFVGAMMFATYVASPFFAVYMLTELGFGYGAFVIVTASASVANFLFMGYWGRRADKSGHLKVVRLTALMIPLVPVVWLVSHNLIYLIVIQVFSGFVWSGFNLSSTNLLYESAAPERRTRAIAVYNFLSGTAMCVGAAIGGVIATRLPEISGQSFLTLFLLSGILRGAVTLFMLPGLSRSSRDEDAPIISNGVPSRSVSRIFKVFQRFID
- a CDS encoding KamA family radical SAM protein produces the protein MKEETLITEDPADPPSCSHEADEPPLTSSQVFRLKFYPDVSDIQWNDWHWHFKNRITSIEDLIRFIPLSVKEKTRLKLVTARYPLAITPYYLSLMDLSNPNDPIRLQAVPSTLEMAGGIGNEDPLAEERDSVVPGLVHRYPDRVLMVLTDICAMLCRHCTRKREWQHGGWIHTPEQVERMLDYIRKNTQIRDVIISGGDPLTLSTHQLEKVLIALRQIKHVEIIRIGTRFPVVLPQRIDAELCDMLSKYGPIWLNTHFNHVNEITPEAAAACDRLLRAGVQVNNQSVLLHGINDTVETQLKLCHGLLKAKVRPYYLFQCDQVQGTEHMWTPVEVGLRIIEGMRGHTSGLAIPNYVIDLPDGRGKIPISPNYVLTRTDSELVVRNYEGHISHFVNPKPAPAPRKPRPVSPPVPQLSLDWTVTEVKNENRAGVRP
- a CDS encoding D-alanine--D-alanine ligase family protein, translated to MKIGLAYDLKQSVTAVPAAPVDALEEYDSADTVNLLAAAIEEAGHRPVKLGGGREFLDNVLTNPVDFVFNISEGRGAYRSREAQVPSVLEMLGIPYSGADPQTLAIALDKPLTKQIVQLAGVTTPQWRFFNKPEEARRADWHDFRFPAFVKPAFEGSSKGIRLTSTAANPNEVIAHVRQLYEGYGQPVIVEEFIDGDEVTCGIIGNVTANGPQPLVLPMRIILRQKKGPFIYSLEVKRDYKKLVDYEFPAQLPESIIDRIKSQALTVFTTLGCRDFTRMDFRIAADGTPYFLEVNPLPGLSLDSDLFIITTSMGWSHSRLIVTILENALSRYPSLCK
- a CDS encoding D-alanine--D-alanine ligase family protein, which codes for MQIALIYNAPIPSLYDARGESKAESGVLEAVKAVRRSIRALGYNLVEFPLVPPLSSVRKTLSSVNADCVFNLFEGFAGLPRTEAEVADCLEELELPFTGSPSLALLLALDKAATARELSRHGIRTAAQQLLNTETVSGFRLKFPCIVKPRADDASHGLSENSVVFDTGALFQEVKATVDRYDGAPALVEEFLPGREFNVTVFGNSTPEVLPLSEIIYTLPAGLPKILTFAAKWEPESSYFQNTNVKCPAEVTPELAADLRSTALAAFKSIGCRGYARVDMRLDPEGHPVVMEVNANPDLSPDAGTVRQAKKSGLSYKGMVSRIIEFALEKA
- a CDS encoding GNAT family N-acetyltransferase, yielding MIAYRDLIAADRPAITEFLKWIPEFAPDELPVAEEVLDDSLDESHESGYYTIVAVKDGCPVGYVTYGNTPLSKGNWEIYWAAVNPTEQGRGIGRELMYRAEEAIKGLGGWQITLETSSTPLYEKTRRFHMKCGFKEIVRIPDFYDRDDDLVIFFKKLE
- a CDS encoding PAS domain-containing sensor histidine kinase, coding for MVDKHDESKTSAKTQTGHMIVQNETPCGSEEQEALRQSERKFRMLFHNAGDAIFLWELIPGGAPVLIEANEIAARRLGYRLGDMPGMLLTDISPMSPDEMSVTIGKVIAEKHRTFESAYRTRDGAYIPIEISSHVFKLGEKTVMLSIARDISARKAESKSLTEAYNREKKLRQDLETEIGKRVDFTRALVHELKTPLTPLIASGEALLEISQGETELRLAGNIYRGAMNLERRINDLLDYARGEMGVLKVRVQPLNISPLLLDLAAEVSPQFDRKQQSLELEIDDDIPLVTADEDRLRQVLLNLLNNAAKFTQRGGQITIGATVSGKMLQLSVADTGRGMSPEEQAHIFKPYYRVEDEIDPNDGMGIGLTLCKMLVTLQGGDIWFESEKGRGSTFYFTLPLAMKVERDG